A region from the Colwellia sp. PAMC 21821 genome encodes:
- a CDS encoding Rieske 2Fe-2S domain-containing protein, with the protein MATTKDYRLGDYTFPRGWFMIATAEEINTHKPVAVRFFGRDFALYRGRATGRVVLLDAYCPHMKTHLAAENDTSYVIIDGGGTNIEGDSIRCPYHAWRFGPDGVCDDIPYHDGPIPKTACIKAWPVAESMGAIWIWHDEENGDPEWDHPSLPQWDDKAWVHWRFDDLGILEQHPQEVIDNICDYGHLSPIHGSTVQRYENEFSGHFAIQRQCGPHRTLVSADGVSPVLHTITKYHGPGVLISHMTGYYESYLMITHTPVEDGSVRVWHALLVKSPSDSAVATVEDGIAARQFQDASKFAFMQDFQVWTNKAPCLNGLFLPSDGPFMKVRIWYKQFFNPRARKDEFLSKVEGVYVPKGTTGYTLD; encoded by the coding sequence ATGGCCACTACAAAAGATTATCGCCTCGGCGATTACACATTTCCAAGAGGTTGGTTCATGATAGCTACGGCTGAAGAAATCAACACGCACAAACCTGTAGCAGTACGGTTTTTTGGACGCGACTTTGCACTATATCGTGGTCGTGCAACCGGTCGAGTAGTATTACTTGATGCGTATTGTCCACACATGAAAACGCATCTAGCTGCCGAAAATGATACCTCATACGTAATTATCGATGGCGGTGGCACTAACATTGAAGGCGATAGTATTCGTTGCCCTTACCACGCGTGGCGTTTTGGCCCTGATGGTGTGTGTGATGACATTCCCTACCATGACGGACCGATTCCAAAAACAGCTTGTATTAAAGCGTGGCCCGTTGCTGAAAGCATGGGCGCTATCTGGATATGGCACGATGAAGAAAATGGTGATCCTGAGTGGGATCACCCAAGTTTGCCACAATGGGATGACAAAGCCTGGGTACACTGGCGTTTTGATGATCTAGGCATACTTGAACAACACCCGCAGGAAGTTATTGACAATATCTGTGATTATGGACATTTAAGCCCAATTCATGGTTCGACAGTACAGCGTTATGAAAATGAATTTAGCGGTCATTTCGCGATACAACGTCAATGCGGTCCTCATCGTACACTAGTAAGCGCAGATGGTGTCAGCCCTGTGCTGCATACAATCACCAAATATCATGGGCCAGGTGTATTGATTTCTCACATGACCGGCTATTATGAATCATACTTAATGATTACTCATACGCCAGTTGAAGATGGCTCTGTACGAGTTTGGCACGCATTATTAGTTAAGTCTCCTAGTGACAGTGCCGTGGCTACTGTCGAAGATGGTATCGCTGCTCGTCAATTCCAAGATGCCAGCAAATTCGCATTTATGCAGGACTTTCAAGTTTGGACCAATAAAGCACCTTGTCTGAACGGCTTATTTCTCCCCAGTGATGGACCGTTTATGAAAGTGAGAATTTGGTATAAACAATTCTTTAATCCAAGAGCGCGCAAAGATGAGTTTTTGAGTAAAGTTGAAGGGGTTTATGTACCAAAAGGAACCACGGGATATACGCTTGACTAA